The Synechocystis sp. PCC 7509 genome includes a window with the following:
- a CDS encoding F0F1 ATP synthase subunit gamma, whose protein sequence is MANLKAIRDRINSVKNTKKITEAMRLVAAAKVRRAQQQVIATRPFADRLAQVLFGLQTRLKFEEADLPLLKQRPVETVGLLVISGDRGLCGGYNSNIIRRAENRAKEIKAEGRNYKFILVGRKASQYFQRRSQPIEGVYTGLEQIPTAAEASNVADQLLSLFLSESVDRIELVYTKFVSLISSRPVVQTLLPLDPQGLEVPDDEIFRLTTRGGEFEVERQRVTSEARPFPRDMLFEQDPVQILDALLPLYLNNQLLRALQESAASELAARMTAMNSASDNAKELIGNLSLTYNKARQAAITQEILEVVGGAEALT, encoded by the coding sequence ATGGCTAATCTCAAAGCAATTCGCGATCGCATTAATTCCGTCAAAAATACCAAAAAAATCACCGAAGCCATGCGGCTTGTAGCAGCCGCTAAGGTGCGGAGAGCGCAACAACAAGTAATTGCCACTCGTCCCTTTGCCGATCGCTTGGCTCAAGTATTATTTGGTTTACAAACTCGTTTAAAGTTTGAAGAAGCAGATTTACCCCTGCTCAAGCAGCGCCCCGTCGAAACTGTGGGCTTATTAGTTATTTCCGGCGATCGCGGTTTATGTGGCGGCTACAATAGCAATATTATACGCAGAGCAGAAAATCGCGCCAAGGAAATCAAAGCCGAAGGCAGAAACTACAAGTTTATCCTAGTTGGTCGTAAAGCTTCGCAATACTTCCAGCGCCGCAGCCAGCCTATAGAGGGCGTTTACACAGGCTTAGAGCAGATTCCGACCGCCGCAGAAGCGTCTAATGTTGCCGATCAACTGCTGTCATTATTCTTATCTGAGAGTGTAGACAGAATTGAATTAGTTTATACTAAATTCGTTTCGCTCATTAGCTCTCGCCCTGTAGTACAAACCTTGCTACCTTTAGATCCCCAAGGTTTAGAAGTACCAGACGATGAAATCTTTAGATTGACAACTCGCGGCGGTGAGTTTGAAGTTGAAAGACAAAGAGTTACTAGCGAAGCTCGTCCTTTTCCCCGCGATATGTTATTTGAGCAAGATCCGGTACAAATTCTGGATGCTTTGTTGCCGTTGTACTTAAATAACCAGCTACTAAGAGCATTGCAAGAATCCGCTGCCAGCGAATTAGCCGCCCGGATGACGGCGATGAACAGCGCCAGCGACAACGCCAAAGAACTAATTGGCAACCTATCGTTGACTTACAACAAAGCCCGTCAAGCCGCGATTACCCAAGAGATTTTAGAAGTTGTGGGTGGTGCGGAAGCCTTAACTTAG
- the atpB gene encoding F0F1 ATP synthase subunit A translates to MEMLSVLNTFNYKFLAALEVGQHFYWQLGSLKIHGQVFLTSWFVISLLVIASLAATRNIQRIPSGIQNFMEYALEFIRDLAKNQIGEKEYRPWVPFVGTLFLFIFVSNWSGALIPWKLIRLPEGELAAPTNDINTTVALALLTSLAYFYAGFSKKGLRYFTKYIEPTPILLPIAILEDFTKPLSLSFRLFGNILADELVVGVLVLLVPLFVPLPVMALGLFTSAIQALVFATLAAAYIHEALEGHGGEEEH, encoded by the coding sequence ATGGAAATGCTCAGTGTGTTAAACACCTTTAACTATAAGTTCCTCGCCGCCTTAGAAGTCGGTCAGCATTTCTACTGGCAATTGGGCAGTCTAAAAATTCACGGACAAGTATTTCTTACGTCCTGGTTTGTAATTTCCCTTCTAGTTATAGCTTCCCTGGCTGCAACTCGAAACATCCAACGAATTCCTAGCGGTATCCAGAATTTTATGGAATACGCCCTAGAATTTATTCGGGATTTAGCAAAAAACCAAATCGGCGAAAAAGAATACCGTCCCTGGGTTCCATTTGTTGGAACTTTATTTCTGTTCATTTTTGTATCAAATTGGTCAGGGGCTTTAATTCCCTGGAAGTTGATTCGCCTCCCAGAAGGTGAACTAGCTGCCCCAACTAACGATATCAACACCACCGTAGCCTTAGCTTTACTGACTTCTTTGGCGTACTTTTACGCAGGTTTTAGTAAAAAAGGTTTGAGGTATTTTACAAAATACATCGAACCTACACCGATACTACTACCGATCGCAATTTTAGAAGATTTCACCAAACCCCTTTCCCTAAGCTTCCGATTATTTGGTAACATTTTGGCGGATGAATTGGTGGTAGGAGTATTAGTTTTACTAGTTCCCTTATTTGTACCACTGCCTGTAATGGCTTTGGGTTTATTTACTAGCGCCATTCAAGCATTAGTTTTTGCTACCCTAGCTGCCGCCTATATCCACGAAGCACTAGAAGGGCATGGTGGAGAAGAGGAGCATTAG
- a CDS encoding F0F1 ATP synthase subunit B, producing MNIIGSYLLTAAAEAGAAHAEAEGGFGLNLDIFETNIINLAILVGVLFYFGKGLLTNILTERKAGIATEIQAAEKSAKEAAAALSEAQQKLTQAQAEAQRIRKTAEENAQLAKESILAQALKDVEQMKQMAANDLTTETERAIADLRQQVVAKALQKVESQLRQQVDGNAEQKLLDRSITLLGSEA from the coding sequence ATGAATATAATCGGAAGTTATTTACTCACCGCCGCCGCCGAAGCAGGTGCAGCCCACGCGGAAGCTGAAGGCGGTTTTGGTCTAAACCTTGACATTTTTGAAACAAATATCATCAACTTAGCAATCTTGGTTGGGGTATTGTTTTACTTTGGGAAAGGTCTATTGACAAATATTTTGACCGAGCGCAAAGCTGGGATTGCTACAGAAATTCAAGCGGCAGAAAAGAGTGCCAAAGAAGCGGCGGCGGCTTTGTCTGAAGCTCAACAAAAGCTAACTCAAGCTCAAGCTGAGGCGCAAAGGATACGGAAAACCGCCGAAGAAAACGCCCAACTTGCCAAAGAATCAATTTTAGCTCAAGCATTAAAAGATGTAGAGCAGATGAAACAAATGGCGGCTAATGACTTGACGACAGAAACGGAAAGAGCGATCGCCGATTTGCGTCAGCAAGTAGTTGCTAAAGCTTTACAAAAAGTAGAATCCCAGTTGCGTCAGCAAGTAGATGGCAACGCCGAACAAAAACTATTAGACCGTAGCATAACGCTATTAGGGAGTGAAGCCTAA
- the atpA gene encoding F0F1 ATP synthase subunit alpha: MAISIRPDEISSIIQQQIEQYDQNVKVDNVGTVLQVGDGIARIYGLEKAMAGELLEFEDGSIGIALNLEEDNVGAVLMSEGRDIQEGSTVKATGKIAQVPVGDAMIGRVVDALARPIDGKGDIHTTESRLIESGAPGIIERRSVYEPMQTGITAIDAMIPVGRGQRELIIGDRQTGKTSIAIDTIINQKGEDVVCVYVAIGQKASTVANIVNVLQEKGAMEYTIVVAANANAPATLQYLAPYTGASLAEYFMYKGKATLIIYDDLSKQAQAYRQMSLLLRRPPGREAYPGDVFYLHSRLLERAAKLSNELGEGSMTALPIIETQAGDVSAYIPTNVISITDGQIFLSSNLFNSGLRPAVNPGISVSRVGSAAQTKAMKQVAGKIKLELAQYDDLAAFAQFASDLDQATQNQLSRGKRLQELLKQPQYSPLSVGDQVAILYAGINGYLDDVPVDQISNYTQSLRDYLKSSKVQYGDLLRSEKKLGDEAEKLLKEAINESKQTFMASM, from the coding sequence ATGGCTATTAGTATTAGACCCGACGAAATTAGCAGCATTATCCAGCAGCAAATTGAGCAGTACGACCAAAACGTTAAAGTTGATAACGTTGGTACAGTATTGCAAGTAGGAGACGGTATCGCCCGGATCTACGGCTTAGAAAAAGCAATGGCTGGGGAATTACTTGAATTTGAAGATGGCTCCATTGGTATCGCCCTAAACCTCGAAGAAGACAACGTAGGCGCGGTATTGATGAGTGAAGGGCGAGATATTCAAGAAGGTAGCACCGTTAAGGCTACTGGAAAAATTGCTCAAGTCCCCGTCGGCGATGCAATGATTGGGAGAGTTGTAGACGCTTTAGCTCGTCCCATTGATGGTAAAGGCGATATTCATACGACAGAAAGCCGTTTAATTGAATCTGGCGCACCGGGAATTATTGAGCGTCGTTCGGTATACGAACCAATGCAAACGGGGATCACAGCGATTGATGCGATGATTCCTGTAGGACGCGGACAACGAGAATTGATTATTGGCGATCGCCAAACTGGAAAAACATCAATTGCCATTGATACGATCATTAACCAAAAAGGTGAAGATGTAGTTTGCGTTTATGTAGCGATCGGACAAAAAGCTTCTACGGTAGCTAATATCGTCAACGTGCTGCAAGAAAAAGGCGCGATGGAATACACCATCGTTGTAGCTGCTAATGCTAATGCTCCCGCAACCCTCCAATACTTAGCTCCTTATACAGGTGCGAGTTTGGCGGAATACTTCATGTATAAGGGCAAAGCCACCTTAATTATCTACGACGATCTTTCCAAGCAAGCCCAAGCTTATCGTCAAATGTCGCTGTTGCTACGTCGTCCCCCAGGACGGGAAGCTTACCCCGGCGATGTATTTTATCTCCACTCTCGCTTGCTAGAACGGGCGGCAAAATTGAGCAACGAACTTGGGGAAGGTAGCATGACAGCTTTACCTATTATCGAAACTCAAGCTGGGGACGTATCGGCGTACATTCCTACTAACGTAATTTCAATTACCGACGGTCAAATCTTTTTATCTTCCAACCTATTTAACTCTGGCTTGCGTCCGGCGGTAAACCCTGGTATTTCTGTATCAAGGGTAGGTTCGGCGGCTCAAACCAAAGCAATGAAACAAGTAGCAGGCAAAATTAAGCTAGAACTAGCTCAGTACGACGATTTAGCCGCCTTTGCTCAGTTTGCCTCAGACTTAGACCAAGCAACCCAAAATCAGCTATCACGGGGTAAGCGCTTGCAGGAACTCTTGAAGCAGCCTCAATACTCGCCCCTATCAGTTGGCGACCAAGTAGCAATTTTGTACGCGGGAATTAACGGCTATTTAGATGATGTTCCTGTAGACCAAATCTCTAACTACACTCAATCACTGCGCGATTATCTCAAGAGCAGCAAAGTTCAATACGGCGACTTGCTCCGCAGCGAGAAAAAACTGGGTGATGAAGCCGAGAAGCTTCTTAAAGAAGCCATCAACGAGTCTAAGCAAACCTTCATGGCATCGATGTAA
- a CDS encoding F0F1 ATP synthase subunit B', giving the protein MFDFDATLPLMALQFLLLAALLNVIFYKPITKVLDDRANYIRNSKTDARDRLAKTEQLATQYKQQLNEARKQAQSVITAAQGEAQVIASQKVAEAQKEAQIQREQAQQEIDQQKVEAMRSLEQQVDALSRQIIDKLLEPAR; this is encoded by the coding sequence ATGTTTGATTTTGACGCTACTTTGCCCTTAATGGCATTGCAGTTTCTCCTCCTAGCAGCGTTATTGAACGTAATTTTCTATAAGCCAATTACTAAAGTGTTGGACGATCGCGCTAATTATATTCGTAATAGCAAAACGGATGCGCGCGATCGCCTAGCTAAAACTGAGCAGTTGGCAACCCAATACAAGCAGCAGTTAAACGAAGCCCGCAAACAGGCTCAATCGGTAATTACTGCGGCTCAAGGCGAAGCTCAAGTCATTGCTAGTCAAAAAGTTGCCGAAGCTCAAAAAGAAGCTCAAATTCAAAGAGAACAAGCGCAACAAGAAATAGATCAGCAAAAGGTTGAAGCAATGCGATCGCTTGAGCAACAAGTAGACGCTCTTAGTCGGCAAATTATAGACAAACTGCTAGAGCCAGCTAGATAA
- the atpH gene encoding ATP synthase F1 subunit delta gives MKGSGGIDSEVVMPYAQALMSSAKSQNITEEIGTDVRDLLRLLQDSDQLQNFVANPFVKEQDKKRVLEQVIGDRVHPYLRNFLRILVDRRRIILLEGICQQYLNLLRQLNQTVLAEVTSTVELSRNQRQAIKDKVKAMTSAREVELDMKIDSELIAGAIVKVGSQVIDASLRGQLRRLSLSLTSGS, from the coding sequence ATGAAAGGAAGTGGCGGTATAGATTCGGAAGTAGTAATGCCTTACGCTCAGGCGCTAATGTCTTCGGCAAAATCGCAAAATATTACCGAGGAAATTGGTACTGATGTTCGTGACTTGCTGCGTTTGCTCCAAGATTCCGACCAGTTGCAGAATTTTGTAGCTAATCCGTTTGTGAAAGAGCAAGACAAAAAGCGCGTATTAGAGCAAGTAATTGGCGATCGAGTTCATCCTTATTTGCGTAACTTTTTGCGAATCCTGGTAGATCGACGACGGATAATATTGCTAGAAGGAATTTGTCAGCAGTATTTGAACCTTTTACGCCAGCTAAATCAAACAGTTTTAGCGGAAGTGACTTCTACGGTAGAACTCAGTAGAAATCAAAGGCAAGCAATCAAAGATAAAGTTAAAGCAATGACTAGCGCTCGTGAAGTTGAGCTAGATATGAAAATCGACTCAGAATTAATTGCCGGAGCGATCGTTAAAGTTGGCTCTCAGGTAATTGATGCTAGTCTTCGAGGTCAGTTGCGCCGCCTGTCTTTGAGCTTAACTAGCGGTAGTTAA
- a CDS encoding superoxide dismutase — translation MAFELSPLPYNYDALDPYIDAQTMQVHHDLHHQAYVNNLNAALEKYPELQSKSPEELIKDLSTLPQDITGAVRNNGGGHVNHTMFWQIMAPNAGGEPTGAIAQAISENFGDFESFKQKFNDAGTKQFGSGWVWLVRTNDGKIEITSSPNQDNPMSGGHFPIMGNDVWEHAYYLKYQNRRAEYLKQWWNVVNWDEVNNRLAMSSR, via the coding sequence ATGGCCTTTGAACTTTCGCCTTTACCTTACAATTACGACGCTTTAGATCCGTACATTGATGCTCAAACGATGCAGGTGCATCACGATTTGCATCACCAGGCTTATGTAAATAATCTGAATGCAGCCCTAGAAAAATATCCTGAACTGCAATCAAAAAGCCCGGAAGAATTGATTAAGGATCTAAGTACTTTGCCCCAAGATATTACTGGCGCAGTCCGCAATAATGGCGGCGGTCATGTAAACCATACAATGTTTTGGCAAATTATGGCTCCAAACGCAGGTGGAGAACCAACGGGAGCAATTGCTCAAGCAATTAGCGAAAACTTTGGCGACTTTGAAAGCTTCAAACAGAAGTTTAACGACGCAGGAACAAAGCAATTTGGTAGCGGTTGGGTTTGGCTAGTGCGTACTAACGACGGCAAAATTGAGATTACAAGTTCGCCAAACCAAGACAACCCCATGTCTGGCGGACATTTCCCAATTATGGGTAATGATGTGTGGGAACACGCTTATTATCTCAAATACCAAAACCGTCGGGCGGAGTACCTCAAGCAGTGGTGGAATGTAGTTAACTGGGATGAAGTGAATAACCGATTGGCAATGTCTAGCCGCTAG
- the ppk1 gene encoding polyphosphate kinase 1, with the protein MPRSKKTPLEINLSDPQYYFNRELSWLEFNHRVLQEACNENSPLLERLKFLAIFSSNLDEFFMVRVAALKQQVEAKVSKLSPDGLTAVEQLESVSQRLRPLVAKQHQYFEKVIRPLLTRASIHILDYIDLNQEQRAYLQTYFEQQIFPVLTPLAVDPGHPFPHISNLSLNLAVVVKNPETDEELFARVKVPRVLPRFLPLPEQLSFTPNGVPAKWAGVPLEQAIAHNLESLFPGMNIQEYYPFRITRDSALELEEDDADDLLEAIEQELRKRRVGGSTVRLEIQPQTPESVRRRLMRELEVGENDVYENQGLLGLGSLMSFLSLPMPELKDTPWKSVIPPRLQKLGSFNSPNTESDFDFFAAIREQDLLVHHPYHSFSSTVLRFINDASRDPDVLAIKMTLYRTSGDSPIVNALIAAAENGKQVAVLVELKARFDEENNIYWARRLESVGVHVVYGLNGLKTHSKVVMVVRQEGDRIRRYVHIGTGNYNPKTARLYTDMGLFSCREDLAADLTDLFNYLTGYSRQRSYRQLLVAPVNMRDRTLALIRREITQTQSSNIPGRIVAKMNSLVDPQIILTLYEASRAGVQIDLIVRGMCSLRPQVPGISENIRVISIVGRFLEHSRIYYFHNLGEEEIYIGSADWMSRNLDRRVEAITPVRDPDLAKELEEILGITLADNCQAWELQSDGSYQKRGDALSKEDASAYPQTNSQKIFMQMALQSAGLA; encoded by the coding sequence ATGCCCAGATCGAAAAAGACTCCGTTGGAAATTAATCTCAGCGATCCGCAATATTACTTTAACCGCGAATTAAGCTGGTTGGAATTCAATCATCGGGTATTGCAGGAAGCTTGTAACGAAAACTCCCCATTATTAGAACGATTGAAGTTTTTGGCAATTTTTAGCTCAAACTTGGACGAATTTTTTATGGTACGGGTAGCGGCTTTGAAGCAGCAAGTAGAAGCAAAAGTAAGTAAATTAAGCCCCGATGGATTAACCGCCGTTGAACAGTTGGAATCCGTTAGTCAACGTCTGCGTCCTCTAGTTGCTAAACAACACCAATATTTTGAGAAAGTAATTAGACCGCTTTTAACGCGAGCAAGTATTCATATTCTTGACTATATCGATCTCAATCAAGAACAGCGTGCTTATTTACAAACCTATTTCGAGCAGCAAATTTTTCCAGTTTTAACGCCCTTAGCAGTAGATCCAGGACATCCTTTTCCGCACATTTCCAATCTCAGCTTAAATCTAGCGGTAGTTGTCAAAAACCCAGAAACTGATGAAGAATTATTTGCTAGGGTAAAAGTACCGAGAGTATTACCGCGATTTTTGCCCTTACCCGAACAATTAAGCTTTACACCTAATGGAGTTCCTGCAAAGTGGGCGGGTGTACCCTTAGAACAAGCGATCGCCCATAATCTTGAATCGCTGTTTCCGGGCATGAATATTCAAGAATACTACCCGTTTCGGATTACCCGCGATAGTGCGTTGGAATTAGAAGAAGATGACGCAGATGATTTATTAGAAGCCATCGAGCAAGAACTCCGCAAACGCCGTGTAGGAGGTTCTACAGTCCGCTTAGAAATCCAACCCCAAACCCCCGAAAGTGTCCGCCGTCGGCTGATGCGAGAATTAGAGGTAGGAGAGAACGATGTTTATGAAAACCAGGGCTTACTAGGATTGGGGAGTTTGATGTCTTTTTTGTCTTTGCCGATGCCAGAACTTAAAGACACGCCCTGGAAGTCAGTCATACCACCGCGCTTACAAAAATTAGGCTCTTTTAATTCCCCTAATACCGAATCAGACTTTGACTTTTTTGCTGCTATCCGCGAACAAGATTTATTAGTACATCATCCTTATCATTCTTTTTCTTCTACCGTACTGCGGTTTATTAACGATGCCTCCCGCGATCCGGATGTCCTAGCTATTAAAATGACGTTGTACCGCACATCAGGAGATTCACCTATTGTTAATGCTTTAATTGCGGCGGCGGAAAATGGTAAGCAAGTAGCGGTACTTGTGGAATTAAAGGCGCGGTTTGATGAAGAAAATAATATTTATTGGGCGCGACGGTTAGAAAGCGTTGGAGTTCATGTAGTTTACGGGCTAAACGGACTAAAAACCCACTCTAAAGTAGTCATGGTGGTGCGCCAAGAGGGCGATCGCATTCGTCGTTACGTACATATCGGTACGGGTAATTACAACCCCAAAACTGCCAGGCTGTACACGGATATGGGCTTATTTAGCTGTAGGGAAGACTTGGCGGCAGATTTGACGGATTTGTTTAATTACCTTACAGGCTACTCTCGGCAGCGCTCTTATCGGCAGTTGTTGGTAGCTCCTGTAAATATGCGCGATCGCACTCTAGCTTTAATTCGCCGCGAAATAACACAAACTCAATCTAGCAATATTCCAGGGCGAATTGTCGCCAAAATGAATTCTTTAGTCGATCCGCAAATTATTTTGACTCTTTACGAAGCTTCCCGCGCTGGGGTGCAAATTGACTTAATCGTGCGCGGGATGTGTTCTTTGCGTCCTCAAGTACCGGGAATTAGCGAGAATATCCGCGTTATTAGTATAGTTGGGCGCTTTTTAGAACATTCCCGCATTTACTACTTTCATAATCTTGGCGAAGAAGAAATTTATATCGGTAGCGCCGACTGGATGTCACGCAATTTAGATCGGCGCGTAGAAGCAATTACTCCTGTGCGAGATCCAGATTTAGCTAAAGAGTTAGAGGAAATTCTCGGCATTACCTTAGCTGATAACTGTCAAGCTTGGGAATTACAGTCTGATGGCAGTTATCAAAAGCGCGGAGATGCTTTAAGTAAAGAAGATGCTTCGGCTTATCCTCAAACTAACTCGCAAAAGATATTTATGCAAATGGCATTGCAATCGGCAGGTTTGGCTTAG
- a CDS encoding FAD-dependent oxidoreductase, with product MTTNINDSAIVIGGSIAGLLSARILSDRFASVTIIETDKLPELPSPRIGVPQSVQPHILFTKGYRILGELFPEIEEQLKAGGAISIDWTREFHHFNRMGWNANSLTPSDLISVTCSRPLLEWSIRQQLAKYANVQFVDGYRVTRLLSRETQITGVALRSSTGLETELSASLVVDASGRRSQAPNWLKELGFAPPPETIINPFLGYATRRYQQPEGFKSNWKVMLISSAPPTGTRLGYLAKIENGEWIATLGGYGGDFPPIDDRGFLDFARSLPSLEFYQAIKNAQPTSRIYAHRATTNRLRHYEQITLPQGFVALGDSVCALCPVYGQGMTVSAIATTILRDWLNQSPTLSALKPARFQKKLAKSNSLSWMLATGQDLRFATTKGGDKPIKSGGFFHSYTERLLKLTNSDPNMNALLMEVAHLLKSPLALYHPQVVFQVLTKGV from the coding sequence TTGACAACTAACATCAATGACTCTGCCATTGTTATTGGCGGTAGTATTGCTGGACTATTAAGCGCCCGCATACTATCTGACCGCTTTGCCTCCGTGACGATTATTGAAACTGACAAATTGCCCGAATTGCCAAGCCCTCGGATCGGCGTACCGCAATCTGTACAGCCTCATATTCTATTTACAAAAGGCTACAGAATCTTAGGAGAATTATTCCCCGAAATTGAGGAACAACTAAAGGCTGGGGGAGCAATATCTATAGATTGGACGCGAGAATTTCATCATTTTAATCGCATGGGATGGAATGCAAATTCTTTAACGCCATCGGACTTGATTTCTGTTACTTGTTCGCGCCCGTTATTGGAGTGGTCTATAAGGCAGCAATTAGCTAAGTATGCCAATGTACAGTTTGTAGATGGATATCGCGTTACAAGGCTACTTTCTAGGGAAACACAGATTACTGGCGTAGCTTTGCGTTCGTCTACGGGTTTAGAAACCGAGTTATCAGCTTCCTTGGTTGTAGATGCTAGTGGTCGCCGATCGCAAGCGCCCAACTGGTTGAAAGAGTTGGGTTTTGCTCCGCCACCAGAAACTATTATTAATCCGTTTTTAGGCTATGCAACTCGGCGTTATCAACAACCAGAGGGTTTTAAGTCAAATTGGAAAGTAATGCTGATTTCCAGTGCGCCGCCCACAGGTACGAGATTAGGTTATTTGGCAAAAATTGAGAATGGAGAATGGATTGCAACTTTAGGTGGGTATGGAGGCGATTTTCCACCTATAGACGATCGCGGCTTTTTGGATTTTGCCCGTAGTTTGCCGAGTTTGGAGTTTTACCAAGCAATTAAAAATGCTCAACCCACATCGCGCATTTATGCTCATCGCGCTACTACAAATAGATTGCGCCATTACGAACAAATAACGTTACCTCAAGGTTTTGTAGCTTTGGGAGACTCAGTTTGTGCTTTGTGTCCGGTTTACGGACAAGGAATGACCGTTAGTGCGATCGCGACAACAATTTTGCGAGACTGGTTAAATCAAAGCCCAACTTTGAGCGCTCTTAAACCTGCACGGTTTCAAAAAAAGTTAGCTAAAAGCAATTCTCTTTCCTGGATGCTAGCAACGGGGCAAGATTTACGTTTTGCCACAACTAAAGGTGGAGATAAACCGATAAAATCGGGGGGATTTTTCCATTCTTATACCGAGCGACTGCTAAAACTAACAAATTCTGACCCAAACATGAACGCGCTGCTAATGGAAGTAGCTCATCTACTAAAGTCACCTCTAGCGCTATATCATCCTCAAGTTGTGTTTCAAGTTTTGACCAAAGGAGTTTAA
- the atpE gene encoding ATP synthase F0 subunit C: protein MDPLVAAASVIAAALAIGLAAIGPGIGQGNAAGQAVEGIARQPEAEGKIRGTLLLTLAFMESLTIYGLVIALVLLFANPFAS, encoded by the coding sequence ATGGATCCATTAGTCGCTGCTGCTTCCGTAATCGCTGCCGCTTTAGCAATTGGTTTAGCTGCAATTGGGCCTGGTATCGGTCAGGGAAACGCCGCCGGACAAGCTGTAGAAGGTATTGCTCGTCAACCAGAAGCGGAAGGCAAAATTCGCGGTACTTTACTACTAACCTTGGCGTTCATGGAATCTCTTACCATTTACGGTCTAGTTATTGCTCTAGTATTGCTATTTGCTAATCCTTTCGCTTCCTAA
- a CDS encoding bifunctional pantoate--beta-alanine ligase/(d)CMP kinase gives MRLFTTVAALSCYLNNLYQKRNLPGQANSSSVAIGLVPTMGALHEGHLSLIERAKQENDLVIVSIFVNPLQFAPTEDYQSYPRTLERDRSFCQQAGVEAIFAPPPQELGIDGQSRTSVVPPQSMTSVLCGKSRPKHFQGVATIVSQLFNLVQPHKAYFGQKDAQQVAIIRRLVKDLSFPVEVVSCPTIREASGLAKSSRNQYLSLEQKEQAAVLYRSLQVAKQAFKSGERDSKVLKNIVNKELATVEAVAIEYIELVEPDTLMPLEKIEQQGLLAIASQIGTARLIDNTELIVRQPIVAIDGPAGAGKSTVARAVAATLGLVYLDTGAMYRALTWLVLQSGIAVNDHNAIAQLVSNCSIQLSSSTELNNPVGVWINGQEVTNVIRSLEVTANVSAISSQKAVRHALLHQQQRWGIQGGLVAEGRDIGTHVFPDAELKIFLTASVGERARRRQQDLKKLGEIEITVEQLEETIAERDRADSTRELAPLQKAADAIEICTDGLSIAQVIDKIIFYYHKM, from the coding sequence GTGCGCCTGTTTACAACAGTTGCAGCTTTGAGTTGCTACTTAAATAATTTGTATCAAAAAAGAAATTTACCGGGACAAGCAAACAGTTCCTCGGTTGCCATTGGTTTAGTGCCAACAATGGGAGCCTTGCACGAGGGGCATTTAAGTTTAATTGAGCGGGCTAAACAGGAAAATGATTTAGTAATTGTAAGTATTTTTGTTAATCCTTTGCAATTTGCCCCTACAGAAGATTATCAGAGCTATCCCCGAACTTTGGAGCGCGATCGCTCTTTTTGTCAGCAAGCGGGAGTAGAAGCAATTTTTGCACCGCCGCCGCAGGAATTGGGCATAGACGGACAATCTCGCACTTCTGTTGTACCGCCCCAAAGCATGACCTCGGTTTTGTGCGGGAAAAGCAGACCGAAACACTTTCAAGGCGTGGCAACGATTGTCAGCCAGTTATTTAACTTAGTTCAACCTCATAAAGCTTATTTTGGGCAAAAAGACGCTCAACAAGTAGCAATTATTCGGCGACTGGTCAAAGATTTAAGTTTTCCAGTGGAAGTTGTCAGTTGTCCGACTATTAGAGAAGCATCGGGATTAGCGAAAAGTTCCCGCAATCAATATTTGTCCTTAGAGCAAAAAGAGCAGGCGGCAGTTTTGTATCGCAGTTTGCAAGTTGCAAAGCAGGCTTTTAAATCTGGCGAACGTGACAGCAAAGTGTTGAAAAATATTGTAAACAAAGAACTAGCAACAGTGGAAGCTGTGGCTATTGAATATATTGAATTGGTAGAGCCAGATACATTAATGCCGTTAGAGAAAATTGAGCAGCAAGGATTACTCGCGATCGCTTCTCAAATTGGGACAGCGCGGTTAATTGACAATACAGAATTAATAGTGCGTCAGCCGATTGTCGCTATTGATGGCCCGGCGGGGGCGGGAAAGTCTACGGTAGCGCGCGCTGTAGCTGCGACGCTGGGCTTAGTTTATCTTGATACTGGGGCAATGTACCGGGCGTTAACTTGGCTAGTTTTGCAGTCAGGGATTGCCGTAAATGATCATAATGCGATCGCTCAATTAGTTAGCAATTGCTCGATTCAATTGTCTAGCAGCACTGAGCTAAATAACCCGGTAGGAGTTTGGATTAATGGTCAAGAAGTTACTAACGTTATTCGCAGTTTGGAGGTTACAGCCAATGTGAGCGCGATCTCCTCGCAAAAAGCCGTGCGTCATGCCTTGTTACATCAACAGCAACGTTGGGGGATTCAAGGCGGCTTAGTAGCGGAAGGGCGGGATATTGGTACTCATGTTTTCCCGGATGCGGAACTCAAAATATTTTTAACCGCCTCCGTTGGCGAACGAGCGCGTCGTCGCCAACAAGACTTAAAAAAGCTAGGAGAAATTGAAATTACGGTAGAGCAACTAGAAGAAACTATCGCCGAACGCGATCGCGCTGATAGTACCCGCGAACTTGCTCCCCTCCAAAAAGCCGCCGATGCAATCGAAATTTGTACCGATGGTTTGAGTATTGCTCAAGTTATTGATAAAATTATTTTTTACTATCATAAAATGTAA